In Bacillus sp. DX3.1, the following proteins share a genomic window:
- the pyrC gene encoding dihydroorotase — MNYLFKNGRYLNEEGNIVITDLLVQDGKIAKVAENISAENVEVIDVNGKLIAPGLVDVHVHLREPGGEHKETIATGTLAAAKGGFTTICAMPNTRPVPDSKEHMEDLQKRIQEKAHVNVLPYGAITVRQAGAEMTDFETLKELGAFAFTDDGVGVQDASMMLAAMKRAAKLDMAVVAHCEENTLINKGCVHEGKFSKEHGLNGIPSVCESVHIARDILLAEAANCHYHVCHVSTKGSVRVIRDAKRAGIKVTAEVTPHHLVLCEDDIPGVDPNFKMNPPLRGKEDHEALIEGLLDGTIDMIATDHAPHTAEEKAQGIERAPFGITGFETAFPLLYTNLVKKGIITLEQLIRFLTEKPADTFGLEAGRLQEGREADITIIDLEQEEEIDPTTFLSKGKNTPFTGWKCQGWPVMTVVGGKIAWQKESALV, encoded by the coding sequence ATGAATTATTTGTTTAAAAATGGACGTTATTTAAATGAAGAAGGAAATATTGTAATAACAGATCTTCTTGTACAAGATGGTAAAATTGCGAAAGTAGCAGAAAACATTTCGGCAGAAAATGTTGAAGTAATAGATGTAAATGGAAAATTAATCGCACCTGGATTAGTGGATGTACATGTGCATCTTCGTGAACCAGGCGGTGAACATAAAGAAACAATTGCAACGGGGACACTTGCAGCTGCAAAAGGTGGATTTACAACGATTTGCGCAATGCCAAATACCCGCCCTGTACCGGATAGTAAAGAACATATGGAAGATTTACAAAAACGAATTCAAGAAAAAGCACATGTAAATGTACTGCCATATGGGGCAATTACAGTACGTCAAGCAGGTGCTGAAATGACAGATTTTGAAACATTAAAGGAGCTAGGCGCATTCGCGTTCACTGATGATGGAGTTGGTGTACAAGATGCAAGCATGATGCTTGCGGCGATGAAACGTGCAGCAAAATTAGACATGGCAGTTGTTGCACACTGTGAAGAAAACACGTTAATTAATAAAGGTTGTGTACATGAAGGAAAGTTTTCTAAGGAGCACGGTTTAAACGGTATTCCATCAGTATGTGAATCTGTACATATTGCCAGGGACATATTACTTGCAGAGGCTGCAAATTGTCACTATCACGTATGCCACGTGAGTACAAAAGGATCTGTACGCGTTATTCGAGATGCAAAACGTGCTGGAATTAAAGTAACAGCAGAAGTAACACCGCATCACTTAGTGTTATGTGAAGATGATATTCCTGGCGTAGATCCAAACTTTAAAATGAATCCACCACTTCGCGGAAAAGAAGATCATGAGGCATTAATCGAAGGATTATTAGATGGAACAATCGATATGATTGCAACGGATCATGCACCGCATACGGCAGAAGAAAAAGCACAAGGAATTGAAAGAGCACCATTCGGAATTACTGGTTTTGAAACAGCGTTCCCACTTCTTTACACAAACCTTGTGAAAAAAGGAATTATTACATTAGAACAATTAATTCGATTCTTAACAGAAAAACCAGCTGATACATTTGGCTTAGAAGCTGGTCGTCTGCAGGAAGGTAGAGAGGCAGATATTACAATTATCGATTTAGAACAAGAAGAAGAGATTGATCCAACAACATTCTTATCAAAAGGAAAAAACACGCCATTTACAGGCTGGAAGTGCCAAGGATGGCCGGTTATGACAGTAGTTGGCGGTAAGATCGCATGGCAAAAGGAGAGTGCATTAGTATGA
- a CDS encoding YbeF family protein: MSEFIFVLLLCPLLIFIVSVIGTRMTKTYYVMPIVTFAIFLILGVTMFSPSFFFWVGMYSIFSFIVSYMTLLFVKEYEAVERKQ; the protein is encoded by the coding sequence ATGAGTGAATTTATTTTCGTCTTATTACTTTGTCCATTGCTTATTTTCATTGTTTCAGTAATTGGGACTCGCATGACAAAAACGTATTATGTTATGCCCATTGTAACATTTGCCATTTTTCTTATTTTAGGAGTTACAATGTTTAGTCCGTCCTTTTTCTTTTGGGTTGGCATGTATAGCATTTTCTCATTTATCGTTTCTTATATGACTTTATTATTTGTAAAAGAGTACGAAGCTGTAGAGAGAAAGCAATAA
- the pyrK gene encoding dihydroorotate oxidase B electron transfer subunit, with translation MMQKKNMIVVNQTEIAKNIYELVLQGDLVQQMNEPGQFVHIKVAEGITPLLRRPISICNVDQEKNEFTMLYRAEGQGTKTLAKKKQGELVDVLGPLGHGFPVEEAEAEQTALLVGGGIGVPPLYELSQRLVAKGVRVIHILGFQSKDVVFYEEKFAELGDTYVATVDGTHGTKGFVTDVIDEYGIDFDILYSCGPLAMLRALEGRYKEKKAYISLEERMGCGIGACFACVCHLQEDPSGHSYKKVCSDGPVFPIGEVVL, from the coding sequence ATGATGCAAAAGAAAAATATGATCGTTGTTAATCAAACAGAAATCGCAAAAAATATTTACGAATTAGTGCTTCAAGGTGATCTTGTACAGCAAATGAACGAACCAGGGCAGTTTGTACACATTAAAGTAGCAGAAGGCATCACGCCTCTGCTGCGCCGCCCAATTAGTATTTGTAATGTCGATCAAGAAAAGAACGAATTTACAATGCTATATCGTGCGGAAGGACAAGGGACGAAAACATTAGCAAAGAAAAAGCAAGGTGAACTTGTAGACGTATTAGGACCACTAGGCCATGGATTTCCTGTAGAAGAAGCAGAAGCTGAGCAAACAGCTCTATTAGTAGGAGGCGGAATTGGTGTACCTCCGCTCTATGAGCTATCACAGCGTCTCGTTGCAAAAGGAGTGCGTGTCATTCATATCTTAGGATTTCAGTCAAAAGATGTTGTCTTCTACGAAGAGAAATTTGCAGAACTTGGTGATACGTATGTAGCAACAGTCGATGGTACACATGGTACAAAAGGATTTGTAACAGATGTCATCGATGAATATGGAATTGACTTTGACATTTTATATTCATGTGGACCTCTTGCGATGCTACGTGCATTAGAAGGCCGATATAAAGAGAAAAAAGCATATATTTCATTAGAAGAACGTATGGGCTGCGGCATTGGAGCGTGTTTCGCATGTGTATGCCACTTACAAGAAGATCCAAGCGGACATTCTTACAAGAAGGTGTGTAGCGACGGGCCAGTATTTCCAATCGGGGAGGTTGTACTATGA
- a CDS encoding carbamoyl phosphate synthase small subunit, whose amino-acid sequence MKRQLILEDGTVLIGKGFGGEIEKSGEVVFTTGMTGYQETLSDPSYCGQIVTFTYPLIGNYGINRDDFESIQPSVHGLIVNEICDHPSNFRNEISLDEYLKGRNIPGLSGIDTRKLTRKIRQYGTLRGRLCNMDADVDYIVSQLKATVFTDHVKRVSTKDPYPSPGRGYRVVLVDFGMKHGILRELNKRDCDVIVVPYNTSAEEILRLSPDGIMLSNGPGDPKDVPEAIEMLKGILGKVPLFGICLGHQLFALASGANTIKLKFGHRGLNHPVKHVVTGKVAITSQNHGYAVEEESVKSTDLEITHVALNDGTVEGLRHTKFPAFTVQYHPEASAGPEDANNLFEDFLAMIENFKKEGEELCQNA is encoded by the coding sequence ATGAAAAGACAGCTTATCTTAGAAGATGGAACAGTATTAATTGGAAAAGGCTTCGGCGGAGAAATTGAAAAATCAGGTGAAGTCGTATTTACAACAGGGATGACAGGATATCAAGAAACATTATCTGATCCATCATACTGCGGTCAAATCGTAACATTTACGTATCCATTAATCGGAAACTACGGAATTAACCGAGACGATTTTGAATCGATTCAGCCATCTGTACACGGCTTAATCGTTAACGAAATTTGTGATCACCCATCTAACTTTCGTAACGAAATCTCATTAGATGAGTATTTAAAAGGAAGAAATATTCCTGGATTATCAGGAATTGATACAAGAAAATTAACGCGAAAAATTCGTCAATATGGAACACTGCGTGGACGTCTTTGTAACATGGATGCAGATGTAGACTACATTGTTAGTCAACTAAAAGCAACAGTATTTACAGATCATGTGAAGCGTGTATCTACAAAAGACCCATACCCAAGCCCAGGACGTGGATACCGTGTTGTTCTTGTTGATTTCGGTATGAAGCACGGCATTTTACGCGAATTAAATAAACGCGATTGCGATGTAATCGTTGTTCCTTATAATACATCAGCAGAAGAAATTCTACGTTTAAGCCCAGATGGAATTATGTTAAGTAACGGACCTGGAGATCCAAAAGATGTACCAGAAGCAATCGAAATGCTGAAAGGGATTCTTGGGAAAGTACCATTATTCGGAATTTGCCTTGGACACCAATTGTTTGCTCTAGCATCTGGTGCAAATACAATCAAATTAAAATTTGGTCACCGTGGTTTAAACCATCCTGTAAAACATGTAGTAACAGGAAAAGTTGCTATTACTTCTCAAAACCACGGCTATGCAGTAGAGGAAGAATCAGTAAAGAGTACAGATCTTGAAATTACACATGTTGCCTTAAACGATGGCACAGTAGAAGGCCTTCGTCATACGAAGTTCCCAGCATTCACAGTACAATATCATCCAGAAGCATCAGCAGGACCGGAAGATGCAAACAACTTATTTGAAGATTTCCTAGCAATGATTGAAAACTTTAAGAAAGAAGGGGAAGAGTTATGCCAAAACGCCTAG
- a CDS encoding lysozyme inhibitor LprI family protein gives MKKALTMMLLCLTASMLMAGCGKNNDEAQGKESTVKTDSKRKVEEIPKVTEEEAKKVLKENINEIVQSFDEMEKENGWSRNNPGDLETVKDGLKAVISEQFAKNQLSRLLETYNASRDTDMQPFPIYIEPEMRFAFVQEKEKLKIDTLVPANDMGNPAETWEFHLIYKDSKWLMDKWSFDTEVDLNLTKEEAEKFLHIIEFKDITFIKEDNSNHKNYIFKVNGQTLAVNAATSVIKYGYEEDSGDENQEQEESNQEPTNANQNDSSNNKNQETYTASGVESSSSGLSKTKFLNELSALEKQEKHSGLTATMDIANEIGDNSQLWDDKLNEIYRVLKDNMPAAAFETMKAKQIEWIKLKENRIDVILKDPNNGTMRYIDAAQEKYTMTKERCYELVNSYMS, from the coding sequence ATGAAGAAAGCATTAACGATGATGTTATTGTGCTTAACAGCAAGTATGCTAATGGCAGGCTGCGGAAAGAACAATGATGAAGCTCAAGGAAAAGAAAGTACAGTAAAAACGGATTCAAAACGAAAAGTTGAAGAAATTCCAAAAGTAACAGAAGAAGAGGCTAAAAAAGTTTTAAAAGAAAATATTAATGAAATAGTACAGTCTTTTGACGAAATGGAAAAAGAAAATGGCTGGAGCCGTAATAATCCTGGCGATCTTGAAACGGTTAAAGATGGATTGAAGGCTGTTATTTCTGAACAATTTGCAAAAAATCAGTTAAGTAGATTGCTTGAAACATATAATGCTTCAAGAGACACAGACATGCAACCTTTTCCAATCTATATTGAACCTGAAATGAGATTTGCTTTTGTACAAGAAAAGGAAAAGCTAAAAATTGATACATTAGTTCCTGCTAATGATATGGGCAATCCAGCAGAAACATGGGAATTTCATTTAATTTATAAAGATAGTAAATGGTTAATGGATAAATGGTCGTTTGATACAGAAGTTGATTTAAATCTTACAAAAGAAGAAGCAGAGAAGTTTTTACATATTATTGAGTTTAAAGATATAACATTCATAAAAGAAGATAATAGTAATCATAAAAATTATATATTTAAAGTAAATGGACAGACTCTTGCTGTTAATGCTGCAACATCAGTAATTAAATATGGTTATGAGGAAGATTCAGGTGATGAAAATCAAGAACAGGAAGAATCTAATCAAGAACCAACTAACGCTAACCAAAATGATTCGAGCAATAATAAAAATCAAGAAACTTATACAGCCTCAGGGGTAGAATCTTCTTCTTCAGGATTAAGCAAAACCAAGTTTCTTAATGAATTGTCAGCTTTAGAAAAACAAGAGAAACATTCAGGTCTCACTGCTACAATGGACATAGCGAATGAAATTGGAGATAATTCTCAGTTATGGGATGATAAACTGAATGAAATTTATCGGGTGTTAAAGGATAATATGCCAGCTGCTGCATTTGAAACTATGAAAGCAAAACAAATTGAATGGATTAAATTGAAAGAAAATAGAATTGATGTTATTTTAAAAGACCCAAACAACGGAACGATGAGATATATAGATGCTGCTCAAGAGAAATATACAATGACAAAAGAAAGATGTTATGAATTAGTTAATTCATATATGAGTTAA
- the pyrE gene encoding orotate phosphoribosyltransferase translates to MKKEIASHLLEIGAVFLQPNDPFTWSSGMKSPIYCDNRLTLSYPKVRQAIAAGLEELIQTHFPTVEVIAGTATAGIAHAAWVSDRMNLPMCYVRSKAKGHGKGNQIEGKAEKGQKVVVVEDLISTGGSAITCVEALREAGCEVLGIVSIFTYELEAGKEKLAAANIASYSLSDYSTLTEVAEEKGMIGQAETKKLQEWRKNPADEAWVTA, encoded by the coding sequence ATGAAAAAAGAAATCGCATCTCATCTATTAGAAATTGGAGCAGTATTTTTACAACCAAATGATCCATTTACATGGTCTTCTGGTATGAAATCACCAATCTATTGTGATAACCGTTTAACGTTATCATATCCAAAAGTACGTCAAGCGATTGCAGCAGGATTAGAAGAGCTAATTCAAACACACTTCCCAACTGTAGAAGTTATCGCGGGAACAGCAACAGCTGGTATTGCTCACGCTGCGTGGGTAAGTGATCGCATGAACTTACCAATGTGCTATGTACGTAGCAAAGCAAAAGGTCATGGTAAAGGGAATCAGATCGAGGGTAAAGCTGAAAAAGGTCAAAAAGTAGTGGTAGTAGAAGACTTAATTTCAACTGGTGGTAGTGCCATTACTTGTGTAGAGGCACTTCGCGAGGCTGGTTGTGAAGTATTAGGTATCGTATCAATCTTCACATATGAGCTTGAAGCAGGAAAAGAAAAATTAGCAGCAGCAAACATAGCATCATATTCTTTAAGCGACTACAGTACACTAACTGAAGTAGCAGAAGAAAAAGGGATGATCGGACAAGCTGAAACAAAAAAATTACAAGAGTGGCGCAAAAATCCAGCTGATGAGGCTTGGGTTACAGCGTAA
- the carB gene encoding carbamoyl-phosphate synthase large subunit produces the protein MPKRLDINTILVIGSGPIVIGQAAEFDYSGTQACQSLREEGYKVILVNSNPATIMTDTATADKVYIEPLTLEFVSRIIRKERPDAILPTLGGQTGLNMAVELAKSGVLEECGVEILGTKLSAIEQAEDRDLFRTLMQELNEPIPSSTIIHTLEEAYEFVKEIGYPVIVRPAFTMGGTGGGICNDEQELIEIVSGGLKHSPVTQCLLEKSIAGCKEIEYEVMRDANDNAIVVCNMENIDPVGIHTGDSIVVAPSQTLSDREYQMLRNTSLKIIRALGIEGGCNVQLALDPYSFQYYVIEVNPRVSRSSALASKATGYPIAKLAAKIAVGLTLDEIINPVTQKTYACFEPALDYVVSKIPRWPFDKFESANRTLGTQMKATGEVMSIGRNLEQSLLKAIRSLELGIYHLELDHLKELDKETMKKRIIKADDERLFIVAEAIRQGVTKKEINEWCEMDFFFLQKIENIVNMERKVKEHVGDMEVLQEAKVMGFSDHYIAAAWNKTEREVYDMRTENNMIPVYKMVDTCAAEFESATPYYYSTYGDENESIVTDRKSVVVLGSGPIRIGQGVEFDYATVHSVWAIKEAGYEAIIVNNNPETVSTDFSISDKLYFEPLTIEDVMHIIDLEKPEGVIVQFGGQTAINLAAKLEEHGVKILGTSLEDLDRAEDRDKFEAALTKLGIPQPVGKTATTVEQAVANAEEIGYPVLVRPSYVLGGRAMEIVYRQEELLHYMKNAVKVHAEHPVLIDRYMVGKEIEVDAISDGENVYIPGIMEHIERAGVHSGDSIGVYPPQSISEKIKEQIIENTISLAKGLNIIGLLNIQFVVFKDEVYVLEVNPRASRTVPFLSKITGVPMANIATKVILGTSLVEQGYKTGYHPEAKEVYVKAPVFSFAKLRSVDTTLGPEMKSTGEVMGKDLTLEKALYKGLVASGINIPTHGSVIITVADKDKEEAMEIAKRFHEIGYNLLATAGTAKSLTEQNIPVQIVNKIDSEDYNLLDIIRQGKAQFVINTLTKGKQPARDGFRIRRESVENGVACLTSLDTTRAILRVLESMTFSAHAMKEVAPAQHHEVVHA, from the coding sequence ATGCCAAAACGCCTAGACATTAACACCATTTTAGTAATCGGATCAGGACCAATTGTAATCGGGCAAGCAGCGGAGTTTGATTACTCTGGAACACAAGCTTGTCAATCTCTTAGAGAAGAAGGTTACAAAGTTATCCTTGTTAACTCTAACCCAGCAACAATCATGACAGATACTGCAACTGCAGATAAAGTATATATTGAACCATTAACATTAGAATTCGTAAGCCGCATTATTCGTAAAGAACGCCCAGATGCAATCTTGCCAACACTTGGCGGACAAACAGGTTTAAACATGGCTGTTGAACTTGCAAAATCAGGTGTACTAGAAGAGTGTGGAGTTGAAATTTTAGGAACGAAATTATCAGCAATTGAACAAGCGGAAGACCGTGATTTATTCCGTACATTAATGCAAGAATTAAACGAGCCAATTCCATCTAGTACAATTATTCACACGCTAGAAGAAGCATATGAATTTGTAAAAGAAATTGGTTATCCGGTTATTGTTCGCCCAGCATTCACAATGGGTGGAACAGGCGGCGGAATTTGTAATGATGAACAAGAACTAATTGAAATTGTCTCAGGTGGTTTAAAACATAGCCCAGTAACACAATGTTTACTAGAAAAAAGCATCGCAGGTTGTAAAGAAATTGAATATGAAGTAATGCGTGATGCAAACGATAATGCCATTGTAGTATGTAACATGGAAAACATCGACCCAGTTGGCATACATACAGGGGATTCCATCGTTGTTGCGCCAAGTCAAACGCTAAGTGATCGTGAATATCAAATGCTTCGTAACACATCATTAAAAATTATTCGTGCACTAGGCATTGAAGGTGGATGTAACGTTCAGCTTGCACTTGACCCATATAGCTTCCAATACTATGTAATTGAAGTGAACCCACGTGTAAGTCGCTCATCTGCACTAGCGTCTAAAGCGACAGGTTACCCAATTGCAAAATTAGCAGCGAAAATCGCAGTTGGCTTAACACTGGATGAAATTATCAACCCGGTTACACAAAAAACATATGCATGCTTTGAGCCAGCATTAGACTATGTGGTTTCCAAAATTCCACGCTGGCCGTTTGATAAATTTGAATCAGCAAACCGCACGCTCGGTACACAAATGAAAGCGACTGGAGAAGTTATGTCTATCGGTCGTAACCTAGAACAGTCATTGTTAAAAGCAATTCGTTCTCTAGAGCTTGGCATTTATCACCTAGAGTTGGATCATCTAAAAGAACTTGATAAAGAAACAATGAAAAAACGCATTATAAAAGCAGATGATGAACGCCTCTTTATAGTAGCAGAAGCGATTCGTCAAGGTGTAACGAAGAAAGAAATTAACGAATGGTGTGAAATGGACTTCTTCTTCTTACAAAAAATTGAGAACATCGTAAACATGGAACGTAAAGTGAAAGAGCATGTAGGCGATATGGAAGTGTTACAAGAAGCGAAAGTAATGGGCTTTAGCGATCATTATATTGCAGCAGCTTGGAACAAAACAGAGCGTGAAGTATACGATATGCGTACAGAAAACAACATGATACCAGTATACAAAATGGTAGATACTTGTGCGGCAGAGTTTGAATCTGCAACGCCATACTACTACAGCACATATGGTGATGAAAACGAATCAATCGTTACAGATCGTAAAAGTGTAGTTGTTCTTGGGTCTGGTCCAATCCGTATCGGTCAAGGTGTTGAATTTGACTATGCAACAGTACATTCTGTATGGGCAATTAAAGAAGCTGGTTATGAAGCAATTATTGTGAATAACAATCCAGAAACAGTTTCAACAGACTTCAGTATCTCTGACAAACTGTACTTTGAACCACTAACAATTGAAGATGTCATGCACATTATCGATTTAGAGAAACCAGAAGGTGTTATCGTTCAATTCGGTGGACAAACGGCAATTAACTTAGCTGCTAAATTAGAAGAACACGGTGTGAAAATTTTAGGAACATCACTTGAAGATTTAGATCGTGCAGAAGATCGTGATAAATTTGAAGCAGCATTAACAAAATTAGGTATCCCGCAGCCGGTTGGTAAAACAGCAACAACGGTAGAACAAGCGGTAGCAAACGCTGAAGAAATTGGCTACCCAGTACTTGTAAGACCATCTTACGTACTTGGCGGACGTGCGATGGAAATCGTCTATCGTCAAGAAGAACTATTGCACTACATGAAAAACGCAGTAAAAGTTCATGCTGAGCATCCGGTACTAATTGACCGCTACATGGTTGGGAAAGAAATTGAAGTAGATGCAATTTCTGACGGTGAGAATGTATATATTCCAGGTATTATGGAACATATTGAGCGAGCTGGGGTTCACTCTGGTGACTCGATCGGCGTATACCCACCGCAAAGTATATCTGAAAAAATTAAAGAGCAAATTATCGAAAATACAATTTCTCTTGCAAAAGGATTAAACATCATTGGTTTACTAAATATCCAGTTTGTAGTGTTCAAAGATGAAGTGTATGTACTAGAAGTAAATCCGCGTGCGAGTCGTACGGTACCATTCTTAAGCAAAATTACAGGCGTACCGATGGCAAATATCGCAACGAAAGTTATTCTAGGTACATCATTAGTAGAGCAAGGATATAAAACAGGTTATCATCCAGAAGCGAAAGAAGTATATGTAAAAGCACCGGTATTCTCCTTTGCAAAATTGCGTTCTGTTGATACAACATTAGGACCTGAAATGAAATCAACAGGGGAAGTAATGGGGAAAGACTTAACGCTTGAAAAAGCATTGTATAAAGGACTTGTTGCTTCTGGAATCAACATTCCAACACATGGATCTGTTATCATCACTGTGGCAGATAAAGATAAAGAAGAAGCAATGGAGATCGCAAAACGCTTCCATGAAATTGGCTATAACTTATTAGCGACAGCAGGAACAGCAAAATCATTGACAGAACAAAATATTCCAGTTCAAATTGTAAACAAAATTGATTCTGAAGACTACAACTTACTTGATATCATTCGTCAAGGAAAAGCACAATTTGTAATTAACACATTAACAAAAGGAAAACAACCAGCGCGTGATGGCTTCCGTATTCGCCGTGAGTCTGTAGAGAATGGTGTTGCATGCTTAACATCACTTGATACAACAAGAGCAATCTTGCGTGTATTAGAATCTATGACATTCTCTGCTCACGCAATGAAAGAAGTAGCGCCGGCACAACATCACGAGGTGGTACATGCATGA
- the pyrF gene encoding orotidine-5'-phosphate decarboxylase: protein MSQSLIVALDFPGKAEVEQFLHHFEGEQLFVKVGKELFYKEGPAIITYLKEKGHQIFLDLKLHDIPNTVKSAMRSLASLDVDMVNVHAAGGSSMMKAALEGLEEGKQEGKERPICIAVTQLTSTSEAMMRKEIGIEKTLEEAVAHYAKLTKESGLDGVVCSTLEVPKLREVCGSAFVTVTPGIRLASDDVNDQVRVATPKRARELGSSYIVVGRSIIKAENPLEAYKTVKQQWEGVTI, encoded by the coding sequence ATGTCACAGTCACTAATCGTTGCACTGGATTTTCCAGGTAAAGCAGAGGTAGAACAGTTTTTACATCACTTTGAAGGAGAACAGTTATTTGTCAAAGTTGGTAAAGAACTATTTTACAAAGAGGGACCTGCTATCATTACGTACCTAAAAGAAAAAGGACATCAAATTTTTCTAGATTTAAAGCTTCATGATATTCCGAATACAGTAAAAAGCGCAATGCGCAGCTTAGCTAGTCTAGATGTTGATATGGTAAACGTTCATGCTGCTGGGGGAAGTAGCATGATGAAAGCTGCGCTCGAGGGATTAGAGGAAGGTAAGCAAGAAGGAAAAGAGAGACCGATTTGTATTGCAGTTACACAGCTAACAAGCACATCGGAAGCTATGATGAGAAAAGAGATTGGCATTGAGAAAACGTTAGAAGAAGCGGTTGCTCATTATGCGAAACTAACGAAAGAAAGCGGGCTTGATGGTGTTGTTTGTTCAACCCTAGAAGTACCAAAATTACGTGAAGTATGCGGGAGTGCATTTGTAACAGTAACACCGGGGATTCGTCTTGCAAGTGATGATGTGAATGATCAAGTACGCGTAGCAACGCCGAAGCGTGCGCGTGAACTTGGTTCAAGCTACATTGTAGTAGGACGTAGTATTATAAAGGCAGAAAATCCGCTTGAAGCGTATAAAACAGTAAAACAACAGTGGGAAGGTGTAACAATATGA
- a CDS encoding DUF664 domain-containing protein → MEELDYLYDEQANSIGMLLYHMAAIEFYYQIHTFEDREPTEAELERWLPGVELGDLGRQNIKNQPLDYYINTLQEVRDKTILTFQSMPDEWLYKTTPFWHDKPANNYFKWFHVFEDELSHRGQIRLIKKMQKTHSVK, encoded by the coding sequence ATTGAAGAACTCGATTACTTGTACGATGAGCAAGCAAATTCTATTGGTATGCTTTTGTATCATATGGCTGCAATCGAATTTTACTATCAGATTCATACCTTTGAAGATCGCGAGCCGACAGAAGCGGAATTAGAGCGCTGGTTACCAGGAGTTGAATTAGGAGACCTTGGACGTCAAAATATTAAAAATCAACCTTTAGACTACTACATAAATACTTTGCAAGAAGTTCGTGATAAAACAATCTTAACGTTTCAATCAATGCCAGATGAGTGGCTCTATAAAACAACGCCGTTTTGGCATGATAAACCAGCAAATAACTACTTCAAATGGTTTCACGTGTTTGAGGATGAACTTAGTCACCGTGGACAAATTCGGTTGATTAAAAAGATGCAAAAAACTCATTCAGTAAAATAA
- the pyrD gene encoding dihydroorotate oxidase B catalytic subunit, translated as MNRLQVDLPGLSLKNPIIPASGCFGFGREYAQFYDLSVLGSIMIKATTEQPRFGNPTPRVAETPGGMLNAIGLQNPGLEKVMNSELPWLEQFDLPIIANVAGSQAEDYVAVAKEISKAPNVHALELNISCPNVKTGGIAFGTVPEIAADLTKRVKEVSEVPVYVKLSPNVANIVEIAKAIENAGADGLTMINTLLGMRLDLKTAKPILANRTGGLSGPAIKPVAIRMVHEVSQAVNIPIIGMGGVESAEDVIEFFYAGASAVAVGTANFVDPFVCPTIIEELPALLDELGFEHISECQGRSWK; from the coding sequence ATGAACAGATTGCAAGTTGACTTACCAGGATTATCATTAAAAAATCCAATCATCCCAGCATCTGGTTGCTTCGGATTTGGCCGTGAGTACGCACAGTTTTATGATTTAAGTGTACTTGGATCAATCATGATTAAAGCAACGACAGAACAACCTCGTTTTGGAAATCCAACGCCGCGCGTGGCTGAAACACCAGGCGGAATGTTAAATGCAATTGGCCTTCAAAACCCTGGGTTAGAAAAAGTAATGAATTCAGAATTACCGTGGCTTGAACAATTCGATCTTCCGATTATTGCAAACGTTGCTGGTTCACAAGCAGAGGATTATGTGGCGGTTGCCAAAGAAATTTCTAAAGCACCAAACGTTCATGCACTAGAGTTAAATATTTCTTGTCCAAACGTAAAAACAGGCGGTATTGCTTTCGGGACAGTACCGGAGATTGCTGCGGATTTAACGAAGCGAGTGAAAGAGGTTTCTGAAGTGCCGGTATATGTGAAATTGTCACCGAATGTGGCAAACATTGTTGAGATTGCAAAGGCAATCGAAAATGCTGGTGCAGACGGATTAACGATGATCAATACATTGCTTGGCATGCGTTTAGATTTAAAAACAGCAAAACCAATTTTAGCAAATCGTACAGGTGGACTATCTGGACCAGCAATTAAGCCAGTGGCGATTCGTATGGTCCATGAAGTAAGTCAAGCGGTTAACATTCCGATTATCGGAATGGGCGGTGTTGAATCAGCAGAAGACGTAATTGAATTCTTCTACGCTGGTGCAAGTGCGGTTGCAGTTGGAACAGCGAATTTTGTTGATCCGTTCGTATGTCCAACGATTATTGAAGAATTACCAGCGTTATTAGATGAATTAGGATTCGAGCATATTTCGGAATGTCAAGGAAGGAGCTGGAAATAA